One genomic region from Prevotella sp. Rep29 encodes:
- the lpxD gene encoding UDP-3-O-(3-hydroxymyristoyl)glucosamine N-acyltransferase: MEFTAKQIAELINGRIEGDENAVVSTFSKIEEGKPGAISFLSNPKYTHFLYETQSSVVLVNEDVKLERPVNATLIRVDNAYECVAKLLQLYESMKPQKTGIDPLAFISPKAKIGKDCYIGPFAYIGDDVEIGDHSQIYPHATIFDKAIVGNHCIIYPNVSIYHDCHIGNNVIIHSGSVIGADGFGFAPNADGYDKMPQIGIVTIEDDVEIGANTCIDRSTMGSTYIRKGAKLDNLIQVAHNAEVGENTVMAAQVGVAGSTKIGKWCMFGGQVGMAGHISIADHTTVGAQAGITNTVRESGQTIIGSPAWDARGFMKSAAIFRRLSDMYQNIQKLQKEIEELKNNQ; this comes from the coding sequence ATGGAATTCACCGCAAAGCAAATTGCTGAACTGATAAACGGTCGTATAGAGGGCGATGAGAACGCTGTAGTCTCCACGTTTTCAAAGATTGAAGAAGGGAAACCCGGCGCCATCTCTTTTCTTTCAAACCCCAAATACACCCATTTCCTATATGAGACACAATCCAGTGTGGTCCTCGTCAATGAGGATGTGAAACTGGAAAGACCTGTCAACGCCACACTGATTCGCGTGGATAACGCCTACGAGTGCGTGGCTAAACTGCTGCAACTCTACGAATCGATGAAGCCGCAGAAAACCGGCATCGACCCATTGGCATTCATCTCACCGAAAGCAAAGATAGGAAAAGACTGTTACATCGGTCCCTTCGCCTATATCGGCGATGATGTGGAGATTGGCGACCACTCGCAAATCTATCCCCACGCCACGATATTCGACAAGGCGATTGTAGGCAACCACTGCATCATATATCCGAACGTGAGCATCTATCACGACTGCCACATCGGCAATAACGTCATCATCCACTCGGGCAGCGTCATCGGAGCCGACGGATTCGGCTTCGCGCCCAATGCCGACGGATATGACAAGATGCCGCAGATAGGTATTGTAACGATAGAAGACGACGTGGAAATCGGTGCCAACACCTGTATTGACCGCTCCACGATGGGAAGCACCTACATCCGTAAAGGCGCGAAACTGGACAACCTGATTCAGGTGGCGCACAATGCGGAAGTCGGCGAAAACACCGTCATGGCAGCGCAAGTGGGAGTGGCAGGAAGCACGAAAATCGGCAAATGGTGCATGTTTGGCGGACAAGTGGGAATGGCAGGACACATCAGTATTGCCGACCACACGACTGTCGGTGCACAAGCCGGCATCACAAACACCGTTCGCGAGAGCGGACAGACCATCATCGGTTCGCCCGCATGGGATGCAAGAGGCTTCATGAAGTCGGCAGCCATCTTCCGAAGACTATCTGATATGTATCAAAACATACAAAAACTGCAAAAAGAAATTGAAGAACTAAAAAACAACCAATAA